A portion of the Burkholderia sp. GAS332 genome contains these proteins:
- a CDS encoding amino acid ABC transporter membrane protein, PAAT family /amino acid ABC transporter ATP-binding protein, PAAT family, producing the protein MSDTTHQLGRTAHGGAVIDGAGGQDYAHYRVVPATHHARTAGTVLAIALIAIVLNSVLGNPRWGWGVFAQWFFAGPVLEGLLRTLVLTALSALFGFALATPLALARVSRSPLLAGCAWAFIWLFRSIPPIVLLLLLNNLGYLYDTIWIGVPFTHIALLNQSTTELISPFFAAVLGLTLNHAAFAAEAIRGGILSVDHGQREAAAALGLPGARQVRRIVLPQAMRAIVPTAFNDVIGLAKGTSVVYILAMPDLFYTVQIIYHRNLEVIPLLMVATIWYLVILTVLSAIQVHIERYYARGTTRAQVERSPLAALFGRWRSARAARGESAVQPQRQDRVAVEAEAKAGTTGWAQQRVGGKVGIHNVSKSFGPLKVLDNVSLSFPSGSVTVILGQSGSGKSTLLRSINHLERVDDGFIDIDGELVGYRKEGRTLYELKEKDVLERRRADVGMVFQSFNLFPHLTVLDNVIEAPLAAGVPRAQAEAEARTLLARVGLTGKADAWPRQLSGGQQQRVAIARALALKPKVLLFDEPTSALDPELVNEVLDVIRQLARSGTTLIIVTHEIGFAREVADTIVFMDAGRIVESGPPASVLRDPTHPRTRDFLSKVL; encoded by the coding sequence ATGAGCGACACCACTCATCAGCTTGGCCGGACCGCCCACGGGGGGGCCGTGATCGACGGCGCAGGAGGGCAGGACTACGCACACTACAGGGTCGTGCCGGCGACCCATCATGCGCGCACCGCCGGAACCGTGCTGGCGATCGCCCTGATCGCGATCGTCCTGAACTCGGTACTGGGTAATCCGCGCTGGGGCTGGGGCGTCTTCGCGCAGTGGTTCTTCGCCGGGCCGGTACTCGAGGGTCTCCTGCGTACGCTCGTGCTCACGGCGCTCAGTGCGCTGTTCGGCTTCGCACTTGCCACGCCGCTCGCACTGGCGCGCGTCTCGCGTTCGCCGCTGCTGGCCGGCTGTGCATGGGCATTTATCTGGCTATTCCGTTCGATTCCGCCGATCGTACTGCTGCTCCTGCTGAACAACCTCGGCTATCTGTACGACACGATCTGGATCGGCGTGCCGTTCACACACATCGCATTACTGAATCAATCGACCACTGAGCTGATCAGTCCGTTCTTCGCCGCTGTGCTGGGTCTCACGCTCAACCACGCCGCATTCGCCGCCGAGGCGATCCGCGGCGGGATTCTGTCCGTCGATCACGGCCAGCGAGAAGCGGCCGCGGCGCTCGGCTTGCCGGGCGCACGCCAGGTGCGGCGCATCGTGCTGCCGCAGGCGATGCGCGCCATCGTGCCGACTGCGTTTAACGACGTGATCGGTCTCGCGAAAGGCACATCGGTCGTCTATATTCTCGCGATGCCGGACCTCTTCTACACGGTGCAGATCATCTATCACCGCAACCTGGAGGTAATTCCGCTGCTGATGGTCGCGACGATCTGGTATCTGGTGATCCTGACTGTGTTGTCGGCGATCCAGGTGCACATCGAACGGTACTACGCACGTGGCACGACGCGTGCGCAGGTGGAGCGTTCGCCGCTCGCCGCGCTATTCGGCCGGTGGCGTAGCGCACGCGCTGCTCGCGGGGAAAGCGCGGTCCAGCCGCAGAGGCAAGATCGCGTGGCAGTCGAAGCTGAAGCCAAAGCGGGCACAACAGGCTGGGCGCAGCAGCGCGTCGGTGGCAAGGTCGGTATCCACAACGTGTCGAAGAGCTTCGGACCGCTGAAGGTGCTTGATAACGTCTCGCTGAGTTTTCCGTCGGGAAGCGTCACGGTGATCCTCGGCCAGTCGGGATCGGGCAAGTCGACGCTGCTGCGGTCGATCAACCACCTCGAACGCGTGGACGACGGCTTCATCGACATCGACGGGGAACTGGTCGGGTATCGCAAGGAAGGGCGCACGCTGTACGAACTCAAGGAGAAGGACGTCCTGGAACGGCGGCGCGCCGATGTCGGGATGGTGTTCCAGAGTTTCAATCTGTTCCCGCACCTGACGGTGCTCGACAACGTCATCGAGGCGCCGTTGGCGGCTGGCGTACCGCGCGCTCAGGCAGAAGCGGAGGCGCGCACGCTGCTCGCTCGCGTGGGACTCACCGGCAAGGCTGATGCGTGGCCGCGCCAGCTATCCGGGGGCCAGCAGCAGCGCGTGGCAATCGCACGCGCGCTTGCGCTGAAGCCGAAGGTCCTGCTGTTCGACGAGCCGACTTCGGCACTCGATCCGGAGCTCGTCAACGAGGTGCTCGACGTGATCCGACAGCTTGCGCGTTCGGGCACGACGCTGATCATCGTCACGCACGAGATCGGCTTCGCGCGCGAGGTTGCCGACACGATCGTGTTCATGGACGCCGGACGCATCGTGGAATCCGGTCCACCCGCGAGCGTGCTGCGTGACCCGACTCATCCGCGCACCCGTGATTTTTTGTCCAAGGTGCTGTAG
- a CDS encoding amino acid ABC transporter substrate-binding protein, PAAT family, with protein sequence MTRRKFLVDLAGLAVASLAWDRLALADTRSFDFSPQQQGKLRAPKNPAAQRVASGYHFITPGALTVAVAPFAAPLATYATDASTIVGSDPDYAQLLADALGLKLVLVPVAWPDWPLGLASGKYDAVISNVGVTEQRKQKFDFTTYRLGLHGFYVAATSSIQSIRAPKDIAGLRIITGSGTIQERILLEWNQQNVAQRLKPAELQFFDDLSSAELALQSGRADAIFNPHAPLSYSAATQGKIRLVGTVNAGWPLKADVAVASRKGSGLAPALTEATNGLIAGGQYKAALARWGLEDEAIQRSETNPPGYKDA encoded by the coding sequence ATGACTCGACGAAAATTTCTGGTGGACCTGGCGGGGCTTGCTGTTGCTTCTCTGGCATGGGATCGACTGGCACTGGCCGATACCCGATCATTCGATTTCAGCCCGCAGCAGCAAGGTAAGTTAAGGGCGCCGAAGAATCCCGCCGCGCAGCGCGTGGCGAGTGGCTACCACTTCATTACGCCGGGCGCATTGACGGTGGCGGTCGCACCGTTTGCTGCGCCGCTCGCGACCTATGCGACCGACGCGAGCACCATTGTCGGTTCGGATCCGGACTACGCGCAACTGCTGGCCGATGCGCTGGGCCTGAAATTGGTCCTCGTGCCAGTCGCGTGGCCGGACTGGCCGCTGGGGCTCGCATCCGGCAAGTACGACGCGGTGATCTCCAACGTCGGCGTAACCGAGCAACGCAAGCAGAAGTTCGACTTCACCACTTATCGGCTCGGCTTGCATGGCTTCTATGTGGCGGCCACCAGTTCTATTCAGTCGATACGCGCACCAAAGGATATTGCCGGGCTGCGCATCATCACGGGCTCAGGCACGATCCAGGAGCGCATCCTGCTCGAGTGGAATCAGCAAAACGTGGCGCAACGCCTGAAGCCCGCCGAATTGCAATTTTTCGATGACTTGTCTTCGGCCGAGCTCGCGCTGCAGTCGGGTCGCGCGGACGCGATCTTCAATCCGCATGCTCCGCTTTCCTACTCGGCCGCGACGCAGGGCAAGATTCGCCTGGTGGGAACGGTGAATGCCGGCTGGCCGCTCAAGGCCGACGTGGCAGTTGCGTCGCGCAAGGGCAGTGGGCTGGCGCCGGCGTTGACCGAAGCGACTAACGGCCTGATCGCCGGCGGCCAATACAAGGCGGCACTGGCCCGCTGGGGACTCGAAGACGAGGCCATTCAGCGTTCCGAGACTAACCCGCCAGGCTATAAGGATGCCTGA
- a CDS encoding FMN-dependent oxidoreductase, nitrilotriacetate monooxygenase family — translation MTQRNLTFGIMLHGAGGHMNSWKHPAGPADASVNLDFVTGIAQKAEANGIAFAFVADGLYINEKSIPHFLNRFEPISILSALATATSKIGLAGTLSTSYSHPFTVARQFASLDLISGGRAGWNVVTSPLEGSAKNYGGEHPDHELRYEIADEYLEVVQGLWDSWDDGAFVRERESGRFFDRDKLHTLDHKGRFFQVAGPLNIQRSPQGQPVIFQAGASDSGIALAGKYADAVFTHSPSLEETRDFTESVRKSAVEHGRAATDVKIFPGIGPVVGATAAEAEAKYRAIRDLLTIDEALAYLGRFFEHHDFTQYPLDEPFPELGDLGANSFRSTTERIKADAKRTGSTLRQVALEVATPKPQFIGTGEQIADELIRWFDAGAADGFILGFPVQAEGFDDFVRYVIPALEARGRYSRTLPGITLRDHLGLPRRASRYATAETA, via the coding sequence ATGACCCAGCGAAACCTCACTTTCGGCATCATGCTGCACGGCGCGGGCGGCCACATGAATTCATGGAAGCATCCAGCCGGACCGGCGGATGCCAGCGTCAACCTGGATTTCGTCACCGGCATCGCACAGAAAGCGGAGGCGAATGGCATCGCGTTCGCGTTCGTGGCCGATGGCCTCTATATCAACGAGAAGTCGATTCCCCATTTCCTGAATCGCTTCGAGCCGATCTCGATCCTCTCGGCGCTCGCGACCGCAACCTCGAAGATCGGTCTGGCCGGCACGCTCTCGACGTCATACAGCCATCCGTTTACGGTGGCGCGGCAGTTCGCGTCGCTCGACCTGATTAGCGGCGGGCGTGCGGGATGGAACGTCGTCACGTCGCCGCTCGAAGGATCCGCAAAAAACTACGGCGGCGAGCATCCCGATCACGAACTACGCTACGAGATCGCTGACGAATACCTGGAGGTCGTGCAGGGACTGTGGGACAGCTGGGACGACGGAGCGTTCGTACGCGAGCGCGAGAGCGGGCGCTTCTTCGACCGCGACAAACTGCATACGCTCGACCACAAGGGCCGGTTCTTCCAGGTGGCCGGGCCGCTCAATATCCAACGTTCGCCGCAGGGCCAACCGGTGATCTTCCAGGCCGGCGCGTCGGATTCCGGGATCGCGCTCGCCGGTAAGTATGCGGACGCGGTGTTCACGCATTCGCCGTCTCTCGAAGAGACGCGAGACTTCACCGAGAGTGTGCGAAAGAGTGCGGTCGAGCACGGGCGTGCGGCAACCGACGTGAAGATCTTTCCGGGCATCGGTCCGGTAGTCGGCGCGACCGCGGCCGAAGCTGAGGCAAAGTATCGTGCGATCCGCGACCTGTTGACGATCGACGAGGCGCTCGCGTATCTGGGGCGCTTCTTCGAGCACCACGACTTTACGCAATACCCGCTCGACGAGCCGTTCCCGGAGTTGGGCGACCTCGGCGCCAACAGCTTCCGTTCGACGACCGAGCGCATCAAGGCCGACGCGAAGCGCACGGGCTCGACGTTGCGCCAGGTCGCGCTAGAGGTGGCGACACCCAAACCGCAGTTCATCGGCACCGGCGAACAGATCGCGGACGAACTGATCCGCTGGTTCGACGCCGGCGCGGCTGACGGCTTCATTCTCGGCTTCCCGGTGCAGGCCGAGGGCTTTGACGATTTCGTCCGATACGTGATTCCGGCGCTGGAGGCACGCGGCCGCTATAGCCGCACCTTGCCCGGGATCACGCTGCGCGATCACCTCGGCTTGCCGCGCCGCGCAAGCCGCTATGCAACCGCCGAAACGGCATGA
- a CDS encoding luciferase family oxidoreductase, group 1, which produces MSYSLSILDKSPVADGTSAYDALRFTVQLAQRAEALGYKRYWIAEHHGAPGLASSAPEIVVSHLLAHTSRIRVGSGGVMLQHYSPFKVAESFRVLASLAPGRVDLGVGKAPGGLPLTTRALQWFHDKTKKPDFAHQLAELDAFLKSGVAEDHPLAGAVALPTPPEAPQGVLLGASPESAALAAQHGWQFCYAGHFNRDEANLERSIDVYRNATGRTPLLALYAFAAESKAEAARQVPALRIFKLQLATGQSVNLPSPEAAAEFARQTGVTDYQVDELRPHLLTGTADDVRQELDTLHERFGIEEFVIDTPVADYALRLASIEALATAEHAARV; this is translated from the coding sequence ATGTCCTATTCACTTTCGATTCTCGACAAGAGTCCGGTTGCCGACGGAACGAGTGCCTACGATGCACTGCGCTTTACGGTTCAGCTTGCTCAGCGCGCAGAGGCGTTGGGTTACAAGCGCTACTGGATCGCCGAGCATCATGGAGCGCCTGGGCTGGCAAGCTCCGCACCAGAGATTGTCGTGTCCCATCTGCTCGCGCACACCTCGCGCATCCGGGTTGGCTCCGGCGGCGTCATGCTGCAGCATTACAGCCCTTTTAAGGTGGCGGAATCGTTCCGGGTGCTGGCGTCCCTGGCGCCGGGCCGCGTCGATCTCGGCGTCGGCAAAGCGCCGGGCGGCCTGCCGTTGACGACGCGCGCGCTGCAATGGTTTCACGACAAGACGAAGAAGCCTGATTTCGCGCATCAGCTCGCGGAACTCGACGCGTTCCTGAAATCGGGTGTCGCCGAAGACCACCCGCTGGCAGGGGCGGTTGCGCTGCCCACGCCGCCGGAGGCTCCGCAAGGCGTGCTTCTGGGCGCGAGCCCCGAGAGCGCCGCGCTCGCCGCCCAGCATGGCTGGCAATTCTGCTATGCCGGCCATTTCAATCGTGACGAGGCCAACCTCGAACGTTCGATTGACGTTTATCGCAATGCAACAGGGCGTACGCCGTTGCTCGCGCTCTACGCGTTTGCAGCGGAGTCGAAGGCCGAGGCCGCGCGTCAGGTCCCGGCACTGCGAATTTTCAAACTGCAGCTTGCTACCGGGCAGAGTGTGAATCTCCCCAGTCCCGAGGCGGCAGCGGAGTTCGCGCGGCAAACCGGTGTGACCGACTACCAGGTCGACGAGCTGCGTCCGCATCTCCTCACCGGCACGGCCGACGATGTACGCCAGGAACTCGACACACTGCACGAACGCTTCGGCATCGAGGAATTCGTGATCGACACCCCGGTCGCCGACTACGCGCTGCGCCTTGCTTCGATCGAAGCGCTGGCCACCGCCGAACACGCCGCGCGCGTTTGA
- a CDS encoding amino acid ABC transporter substrate-binding protein, PAAT family — protein sequence MKHSRNILSAMAGTFVALAIGVAGTALAATPTTFNVSPDQHDRIRTPPDAAAIQAVPATFPFASKGELVIGMTVAWLPLGSYATDAKTVVGFDPDLAQLVADGLGRKLKIVVLAWEDWPLALQSGKVDAVVSNVTVTEERKQKFDFSTYRRDVLGFYVADSSPIKTIREPKDIAGLRVITDSGTNQEKILLAWDKENVAHGLKPVQIQYYDDLAVRDLALRSGRADAILSVNSGLAYAAAQRGGIHSVGTISGGWPINADVAVTTRKGSGLAAPVTLLLNDLIRSGKYTQVLDRWSLGSEAVDKAQTNPPGLPKS from the coding sequence ATGAAGCACAGCCGGAATATTCTGTCGGCGATGGCCGGAACGTTTGTCGCTTTGGCGATCGGCGTAGCGGGCACTGCACTGGCGGCAACCCCCACCACGTTCAATGTGAGTCCGGATCAGCACGATCGCATACGGACCCCCCCTGACGCCGCCGCGATCCAGGCCGTACCCGCGACGTTTCCGTTCGCCTCGAAGGGCGAACTGGTCATCGGCATGACCGTGGCATGGCTGCCGCTTGGTTCGTACGCGACCGATGCGAAGACCGTGGTCGGTTTCGACCCGGACCTCGCGCAACTGGTCGCTGACGGTCTGGGGCGCAAGCTGAAAATCGTGGTGCTCGCCTGGGAAGATTGGCCGCTCGCCTTGCAATCGGGCAAGGTCGACGCGGTAGTGTCGAACGTGACCGTGACCGAGGAGCGCAAGCAGAAATTCGACTTCTCGACCTATCGGCGTGATGTGCTCGGATTTTACGTGGCCGATTCAAGCCCGATCAAGACAATCAGGGAACCGAAGGATATCGCCGGGCTACGTGTCATTACCGATTCAGGAACGAACCAGGAAAAGATCCTGCTTGCGTGGGACAAGGAAAACGTCGCGCATGGACTGAAGCCGGTGCAGATTCAGTACTACGACGATCTCGCTGTGAGGGATTTGGCACTCCGATCGGGGCGTGCGGACGCGATCCTGAGCGTCAACTCGGGGCTTGCCTACGCGGCTGCGCAACGCGGGGGAATACACTCGGTCGGCACCATCAGTGGGGGGTGGCCGATCAATGCCGACGTCGCGGTCACGACTCGCAAGGGTAGTGGACTCGCTGCGCCCGTCACGCTGCTGCTGAACGACCTGATTCGCAGCGGGAAATACACACAGGTACTCGACCGCTGGAGTCTGGGTTCCGAAGCGGTCGACAAAGCCCAGACGAATCCTCCGGGGCTACCCAAAAGCTAG
- a CDS encoding outer membrane transport energization protein ExbD has protein sequence MGMNVTSGSGSGEPDVLVDINTTPLIDVMLVLLIMLIITIPIQMHSVKMDLPVGNSPPPAVPPPVVQVDIDFDGTITWNGTPVAGAADLERHMAAVAAQPEQAEIHLLPNKLAPYKDVAAVLAAAQREGATKIGLVGNERYMQ, from the coding sequence ATGGGAATGAACGTAACTTCGGGTAGCGGCAGCGGGGAACCGGATGTGCTGGTTGACATCAATACCACGCCGCTGATCGATGTGATGCTGGTGTTGCTGATCATGCTGATCATCACGATCCCGATCCAGATGCACTCGGTGAAGATGGACCTGCCCGTGGGCAACTCGCCGCCGCCGGCCGTGCCGCCGCCGGTCGTGCAGGTCGACATCGATTTTGACGGGACGATCACATGGAACGGTACGCCGGTCGCGGGCGCGGCCGACCTGGAGCGCCACATGGCCGCCGTCGCGGCGCAACCGGAGCAGGCGGAGATCCACCTGCTGCCGAACAAGCTTGCACCGTACAAGGACGTGGCAGCCGTGCTGGCCGCCGCGCAACGAGAAGGCGCGACGAAGATCGGGCTCGTCGGCAACGAACGCTATATGCAATGA
- a CDS encoding Acetyltransferase (GNAT) family protein, with the protein MTYEIIDTTLLDPIAQPLLDALQVEYATRYREFRANSSALASEELARYPAELFVPPEGAFIVIQRDGQTVAGGAFKRYDATTAELKRMWTHASERRQGLARRVVQELESRALRQGYRRVYLTTGFRQPEAAGLYTRAGYEALFDRSIAPEIHFRLPFGKDLLEPGRTDSLRDLVHPEPLGQRS; encoded by the coding sequence ATGACCTACGAAATTATCGATACCACACTGCTGGACCCGATTGCGCAGCCCCTTCTGGATGCACTTCAGGTCGAATACGCAACCCGCTATCGCGAATTCAGAGCCAATAGCTCGGCATTGGCAAGTGAAGAGCTGGCCCGTTATCCGGCCGAGTTGTTCGTGCCGCCCGAGGGGGCTTTCATTGTGATTCAGCGCGACGGGCAGACCGTCGCCGGCGGCGCGTTCAAACGCTATGACGCAACGACTGCGGAGCTCAAGCGCATGTGGACCCATGCCAGCGAGCGCCGGCAGGGTTTGGCACGCCGCGTCGTGCAGGAGCTCGAGTCGCGTGCGTTGCGACAGGGATATCGTCGCGTCTATCTGACCACGGGCTTCCGGCAGCCGGAAGCAGCCGGACTCTATACCCGTGCGGGCTACGAGGCTCTGTTCGATCGTTCGATCGCGCCGGAGATCCACTTTCGTCTTCCATTCGGCAAGGATTTGCTGGAACCGGGCCGCACTGATTCGTTGCGCGATCTGGTCCATCCCGAGCCGCTCGGCCAGCGGTCGTAA
- a CDS encoding iron complex outermembrane recepter protein, which produces MRGKSRKNRAGQPIMGARRKVLSVAVLAITCNSAAWAQSAAAPTGASDATVASPAAEPTQTQTSPAATAQSKAKQPGTADTVQQDTVVVTGTRTDTKASKSLTPVDVISSAQLQATGQTNLRDALVQLSPSITHVTYGGDAAVLTDALSLHGLSPDHVLVLVNGKRRHTTANIALDPGLNQGSTGVDIDMIPVGLIDHIEVLRDGAAAQYGSDAIAGVINIILKKNSHGGDLQTTNGQTYAGDGFKNSESASIGLDLGGKGFLDLSAEYDRQNHTVRTGPDDYFGTFQPGHGYYNPIEGDPASTRESVGYNAGYYLGDDVELYGFGTYAHRNAQAYQNYRPPSVLPAIYPDGFVPRETVNENDYSVTTGIKGQNLFGWSWDLSTTYGGDHDVIGMENSANTGLFAAQGYTPSTFHLSTVSNTQLTNNLDFSRAFQLPLLSAPVNVSWGVEQRRETYSVGAGDYASYVDGGSQALPGLAPVSASDNSRNVVGTYVDLSTHLTPQWTVDLAGRFEHYSDVGSTTNGKFSTRYDFTPVFAVRGSVSTGFRAPSLAEEYYGNVNESPASVSGLLAANSAAARLIGAQPLQSEKSTNYNLGFVLTPARDLHLTLDAYQIDIRNRIVEGGTASGAAAIAAMQAAGLSIPSSIPASAVSASYFTNGASTRTRGIDLAGTYHTGFGSYGQVDWDLGVNINTTSVTHVATGANGQPELNAQQIGFLSTSTPKNKIIIGGTWHLDKWAVSLHETRYGTTSTEATYFAGPNAFSTTQFLHVENAARYITDVEVRYNVTKKFQIAVGANNLFDVYPNKLPFAAQLEGIQYDSSSSSIGVNGGFYYARARYAF; this is translated from the coding sequence ATGCGTGGTAAAAGCAGGAAGAATCGGGCGGGTCAGCCGATCATGGGGGCACGGCGGAAAGTGCTGTCGGTTGCTGTGCTGGCAATCACGTGCAACAGCGCGGCATGGGCGCAGAGCGCGGCTGCGCCGACGGGCGCGAGCGATGCCACGGTTGCCTCGCCCGCCGCTGAGCCCACGCAAACCCAAACCTCGCCGGCCGCGACCGCTCAGTCAAAAGCGAAGCAGCCTGGCACCGCGGATACGGTGCAGCAGGATACGGTGGTCGTGACGGGCACACGCACCGATACGAAGGCGAGCAAAAGCCTGACCCCAGTGGATGTAATCAGCAGCGCCCAGTTGCAGGCGACCGGGCAGACCAACCTGCGTGATGCGCTCGTGCAGCTATCTCCGTCGATCACGCATGTGACATATGGGGGGGACGCTGCGGTGCTGACCGATGCGCTAAGCCTGCACGGTCTGAGTCCGGACCATGTGCTCGTACTGGTGAACGGCAAACGTCGCCATACCACGGCAAACATCGCACTCGACCCTGGCTTGAATCAGGGGTCCACCGGTGTCGACATCGACATGATTCCGGTGGGGCTTATCGATCACATCGAGGTCCTGCGCGATGGCGCCGCGGCACAGTATGGGTCGGATGCCATCGCGGGCGTCATCAATATCATCCTGAAGAAAAACTCGCACGGGGGTGATCTGCAGACGACCAATGGCCAGACCTATGCCGGCGATGGTTTCAAAAACAGCGAATCGGCCAGTATCGGTCTGGACCTTGGCGGCAAGGGATTTCTGGACCTGAGCGCGGAATACGACCGCCAGAACCATACGGTGCGCACCGGGCCCGATGACTATTTCGGAACATTCCAGCCAGGGCACGGTTACTACAACCCGATCGAGGGCGATCCGGCCAGCACCCGCGAGTCGGTCGGTTACAACGCCGGCTACTACCTCGGCGACGATGTCGAACTGTATGGTTTTGGCACGTACGCGCATCGTAACGCCCAGGCCTACCAGAACTATCGCCCGCCATCGGTGCTGCCAGCCATCTACCCAGATGGATTCGTGCCCAGAGAGACGGTCAACGAGAACGACTATTCGGTGACGACAGGTATCAAAGGCCAGAACCTGTTCGGCTGGTCGTGGGATCTGAGCACGACCTATGGCGGTGACCATGACGTCATCGGGATGGAGAATTCGGCCAACACGGGGCTATTCGCGGCGCAGGGCTATACGCCAAGCACATTCCATCTGTCGACGGTCAGCAATACCCAGCTGACCAACAATCTCGACTTCTCGCGCGCCTTCCAGCTGCCGCTCCTATCGGCGCCGGTGAACGTCTCCTGGGGTGTCGAGCAGCGCCGCGAGACCTATTCGGTGGGGGCGGGTGATTATGCATCCTATGTCGATGGTGGCTCCCAGGCGCTGCCGGGTCTTGCTCCGGTCAGCGCGAGCGATAACTCGCGCAATGTGGTCGGTACATATGTCGACCTGTCGACCCATCTGACACCGCAATGGACGGTTGATCTGGCGGGACGTTTCGAGCATTACAGTGACGTGGGGAGTACAACGAACGGGAAGTTCTCGACACGCTACGATTTCACGCCGGTGTTCGCCGTGCGTGGCAGCGTGAGTACCGGATTCCGTGCGCCGTCGCTCGCTGAAGAGTATTACGGCAACGTGAACGAATCGCCGGCATCGGTCAGCGGCCTTCTCGCGGCCAACTCGGCGGCGGCCAGGTTGATCGGCGCGCAGCCGCTGCAGTCGGAGAAATCGACCAACTACAACCTCGGCTTCGTACTGACCCCGGCAAGAGATCTGCACCTGACGCTCGACGCCTATCAGATCGACATCCGTAACCGGATCGTCGAGGGCGGGACGGCGTCTGGCGCGGCCGCGATCGCCGCGATGCAGGCAGCGGGGCTGTCCATACCCAGCTCGATTCCGGCGTCGGCGGTATCGGCAAGCTACTTCACCAACGGTGCGAGCACGCGTACCCGTGGGATCGATCTAGCCGGTACCTACCACACGGGCTTTGGCAGCTACGGCCAGGTCGACTGGGATCTGGGGGTGAACATCAACACTACCTCGGTCACGCATGTGGCGACAGGAGCGAACGGTCAGCCGGAACTCAATGCGCAGCAGATCGGCTTCCTGAGCACCTCGACGCCAAAGAACAAGATCATCATTGGCGGTACGTGGCATCTCGACAAGTGGGCCGTGAGCCTGCACGAGACACGCTATGGCACTACGTCGACTGAGGCAACCTACTTCGCCGGGCCGAATGCCTTCTCGACCACGCAGTTCCTCCATGTCGAGAACGCGGCAAGGTACATCACCGACGTTGAGGTTCGCTACAACGTAACGAAGAAATTCCAGATCGCGGTGGGCGCGAACAACCTGTTCGACGTCTATCCGAACAAGCTGCCATTCGCAGCCCAGCTGGAAGGTATTCAGTACGACAGCTCATCGTCTTCGATTGGCGTGAACGGCGGCTTCTACTACGCGCGGGCCCGATACGCGTTTTAA